The region AGTAGTTTAGGAGGAGAAAATGAATAGATTGCTGATTTGACGGTAGAGGGGTCCTGAGCTAAATGGTGAAGTCATCATGACGATCTGTTGCGGGCACCCACAAAACGGACGCCATCGATTAGAAGATTACACGGTAGACTTAACTCAATTGTAACAGAGTTCTAAACGTAGTCTAGTTTGAAACATTAAAAATGATGCTGGGCTGCTGATGCAGACACATACACGAGACATTGGGGTGAATGTTTCGACAACCACGTGGCTAGCCCACCTCCCCAAAAGCTTCGATTATGGATTACCTTTCCCGTCACTGGCCGAGTGCAGGACCTAGAAAAATGATAGGACAGTGTCATTTGATAGTTAGCAAATCAGGGCGACGACATGCAAGATGGAGTCGTACAAGCTTTGTTGCATCGAGCAACTACGTGTAGCCACCATGCAGCTTCGTATCCAGACCTGATTCGACAGTAGATGCCTCAACACGCGCAGCAAAGAAATGCAAGTAGGGTGTAATGCGTTCCGCCTTGGTACGCCATGAAACTGTTTGACAGGTTTCTTGCCGCATAAAGTGTGGCTCATATTCCAAGTTTTTTGCTTCCCGTTTGGGAATGTCGACCAATCAGAATGCGTAGATGTGCTGGATGACGTACCACCAGCCACATTCCCTGTTGACGGGTTcacatggccatggcataAGACGTCCACGGGCATGATATCATCTGGCAATGTGTGTTTAAAAACCGCTCCCAGTATTTGATGTGTAAATTTCTCAAAGTCTGTATCCACGTCGGCAAGTTAATCCCAAACCCGAATCAAGCCAACATCGCCAGTAATAAAGACCATCACAACAACCAAGTACAATGGAGTGGGCATCAACGCAGTACCAGAGGCAAAAGGACGTCTGGGTTCCGTGGTTGGAAGACATGTATCTGAAGTATTTTACCAGTGACAACAAAGCAAGCTACTCAACCAAACGTGCGTCCTTGTCCCAGCTATATACTAATGGACCCTGTGCTAACCTACCTTTTGTTTAGAAAACctcgaccagaccaaagtAACTGGCAACGAGCAGGTGGATAAGCTGCAGGACGGAGTAAATGGATTGGTTGCCGGACAACTGGGCCAAGGTGGACTCGCCCAGCCGATTGGTGACCTTGTTTCGAAGGAAGGCATCAACAGAGCCGAACGACAAGGCGTCGACCAGGAGGGTAAATACCTGCCAAAACCTGAGGATACTCTGGCTGGGAAATGATAGGTTGAGGGATTTGAAAGGGGTGTATGGGCTACTTGTTTTATAGTTAGTAGACGATTTAAGTAATGCTTCGCGCAAACCAGTTTAATATGCCAAAGATGTCATCAATTTTGCTACGAGACGCAGATATGACCAAGGACTATCGGCGATGGCTGTCTTCTCTGGTGACGATATGGTCGTGGACTACTGGGGGGGGGATCAACATTGGACGAGCACGCCGAGAAGCTTTGGAATAACCAGCAAGAATAGCCTCGCAATGATCGGGCTAGCCGAGTATATCGGTAACTAGAAAGTCTACTGACTATGAACACGCTGAAGTCTAAGAAAGAGATGAAACATAACAAGAAGTAGAACGCTCGTGTGCTTAATCAGTAATCAGAAATATGTATTCTTGCCAGCATCCACCGCACTGAGACCCGCCGCAACGAAAAATGAAACGAAAAAGATATACATGGCCGTTTATACGAAGAGGTATTCTTATTTCAGCTTGGTAAGCTGCGTTCGCACACGTTTGAACCACACAAATCGCCAGAGGCCGACCGAGCGCCGCTTTGCAGATGGGACATATACTGCCTTCGCTTCCCTGATGCCTCCCTAGTCAGCTATGAAACTTCGTTTCTAGGGCCTGAAAGCTCGTACCGTCCGTTCATGCAACTCAATCTGTTTTCGGGTCTTGATCTGGCTGAGAATCGCTTTGTGAAACCGAACCTCCATTCCATAGAGCCAGGAAGAGCGAAAGAATAAAGAGAAACACGATTTCAAGTCGGTCCACAAGTCGGATGAAATTTTTAgagccaagaaagaagaggagagcCAAGAGTATGGCGCACTACGCGCATTCGTTATTGACGATGAGGGTCTCCGACATGATGACGAGCGATTGAAACAATGGACTTGACGGAAACGAGGTCAGACAGAGGGGCTGGGAAGATTTGTTTAGGTTTGCGGCGATTcaaagtacctaggtacctagtagcCAGacaaccagttgacattaaGCGAACTTCCTTCCTTTTTTGGCCAAACAGTGAAACCGTCTGGTGGAATGGGTCAAGTGCtgaaccttcaatgttgatggtgcCAGAGCAGAGAACGCCCGCGGAAGGTTTATATAGAGGAATAGCACCATATCTCTTGGGAATGGTAAGTAAGGTCCGCTCTCCTTGCATGGCGCAGTGGTGACTGAAACCTTTTCTCAAATCCGTATCACTTGTCATGAGTTCGAATCCTAAAAATGCCGCTTTGTTCTGCCTCCTTCGTTGCTGTGCTTCGTCAGCTCCTTCCTTAGGTACGTCTCCTTCCGTCTGGTGTGTCCTTCCCTACGTACTTCCCCATGTGCCCCTTCCCTCCCTTCCTCCTTCCTCTCTTCCCCTTCATCTTCTATACTTGTACCATTCTGCTGCCCCctctttttgctgcttcCTGCGTCAATGTATCGTCTTTTCCCTGATGGCTAGACGTCTCATCTTCCTGAGCCGCGCAAAAACCGTCTGGTGCAGGCCCCTTCGCATGTATCGTCCTTTGTGCAATCCAAAGATATCGGTACTAGATGGTTCAACCCTACCTCAGATACAAGCTCTACCACTGCCGTCAAGTACTTCATCCATTTCCAGTCATCACCAGGGAAGAAGAACGGCTCAATCTGGTCTGATCTAGTGGCTGGACGCGTTTCTCGATGTTGCCTGCCATGAACTCAGACTTTCAGACTGGAGCTTGGCAATCGACTGCCAATGTGCTGAGATATTAACTGCGTACTCGTCTCAGATCCCAGAGCAGCCTGTCTGCATATCCAATATCGTGGATGTATTTATATTCACCAATATTTCGACCTCGAAGCACGGCGCTTACGGGAAGAGACCCCTACTTGTGACTAACCACCAAAGAACTACAATTTACCGACAAGCTTGCTCCCTGCTTGATCTCTCATTCCAGCCGCATGTTTCAagctctgcttctttgctctctGCGCAGAAATTGTACCGAAAAACACCTCCCCACGCTCTGTCAGCGCAACACCCTCCAGCATTGGCGCAGTTGACAAATCGTCAATCACCAAACCCAGAAGCTCGTCGTCGGTCATTTGTCGAATCTTCTCACCCACCGCCAACGGCTTCCCTGGCACACAAAGCAATGACTGGGTAATAATGTGTGACCTATTCATCCACAATCGACCGATCTTTTTGCGGTTTTCAGAATACCGTGACCAAGCGGTGTTCAAAAAATCGCGAGACAAGCTTCCTTTGCCACACTGACGTCGGACGCTCATTAGATGATTCATTAAAACAGCGCAAGATTCAATGGCAACATTTGCTCCCATCCCGCTGGCCGGCGACATTTTATGTGCAGCATCACCCACAATGACAGTGCGGTGTGtttgccatgatggtgcTATGCCTTCTTCCAGTGGGATTCTAAAGTATACCGTGCGATTGGCTGCTATATCCCCAAACGTTACGTTTGGCATGATGCGTACATCTGCCATAGGTGGGATTTGTGCATCGGCGTCTGCCTTGCTGAACCGCGGGCGCTCGGAGAATCGTTTGGGTTTGCCCGTGGGATCAGTGCAGTGCTCGAAGATGAACCAGAATATTGTGCCATCTTCACCGGTGAAACCTATTGTGCCTGATTCCTCACGCATGACGGTGAAGCGGTCACCAGCCACGAAGCctggtgttggtgacgaTATACCATAGCAGCAGGAGAATCCGACCGACATGTCTGTCAGGATGGTTAGTAGTTGCCTCTACAGTCGTTCGAAGGAAGCTCATACAGTCATCTGGGGACCTAGCAGCGCCCTTTTCTGGCCCAGTCCTGTCAATGAAGTTCCTGACAAAGCTATTTACACCATCTGCTCCAATGACGACATCTGCCACATATGTCTCTCCGTTGCTAGTCGTAAGTACCACCTCATTGTCACTCTCCGCGATAGTCGTCACCTTGGAGGAACACTTGACACGATCCCTTTGGGTGATACTGTCGGACAAAAAGCGGCACAGCTTCCGCCGCGACGTGAATATAGTTGGATATCCGAGTCTGCAAAATGTACAATGTCAGTCTTGCCTAGGGGATAGGGGCGTCAAGCAGCCTCACGTTTCTTCACACTGCCTGAATATACTATTCGAGTTCATCAGCTCCCCCTTTCCGCTATACGTGTGCCAGTCAGTAATTCCTACTGTCTCCGCAATAATCTTCTCCGCGATGCCCAGTTGGTCGAGAATCTGAAATCCATTGGGTTGTATTGCAATTCCAGTGCCTTCATCTGCCTCCAGAGACGGGCGCGCTTCGAGGAGGACGTAATCTATGTCTAGCCTTTCACACATATTGGCAAGCGTAGTGCCTGCGATGccaccgccaatgatggcgaTTTCATACCGCTGGGTTCTCATGGTGGGAGGAACTGGCGATAGTAGAGTTGCGGTGGAATTAAAGCTGCGAGTATTAAAGTGAAGGGATAGATTGCTCAATATACAAGTTGACAAATCGACTTTTGTAACATCATCGTAGCTCCTACATGTGTTAGAACACGACCATGGATTTAGAAGCGAGGTGCCGACCGTTGCATTATGTATCCTGGCTAGCGAGCACGAGCAACGGTTAAACGGCTCAAAGTGAAGCTATTTTCCGGCTCACTGGTCGGCTTATCCCCAAAACGTCGTAGCCAGGGCCTTCAACTGTGGACATTTTGTACCTTGCACTGCACGGGATACGCGTCTGAGATCAGCACTTATACTtggttggctggcttgccgACCGTCCATTCACACCATGTCTTTCGCACGATGACAAGCTTGCCGATGAAACCGTGGCATGTGGAGATTTGCTTACAGCCCACCATATTTGGATAAGATGCTCGGGGATGATTCAGACTAATCCTAGCGCAAAAAGACCCTGGAGACATGAGACGTGATTCTGGAATAACTACAAAGTAGGAAGTTCTCCAGTTCGTCAAATGTTTGAACTACCTAAATGTACTACCAGCGACAATCGCCAACTGTGTTAACTACAGTTGCGTCACACCAATACGCATCGACTCAAACGGGTCGAATTTCGCCCCTCGAATCATCctttgcctcttcctcagTAATCTCAGGAACCGGCTCCTCCTTCATTGCAACCGCCATTGCTGCCTCCCGCTTCGGCCTAAGACGTGTTAGCAAAAACCACAAGTTTAGGACTGGGACCACCAACTTGAGAAACTTGACATCGACAATGCGCAAGGCAACAGCCAGCACAACCACAAGCGTGCAAACCGCAATAGACGACTGCCAACCATATTTATCTGTAATACGTTAGCGCGCTTCAAGTGTGATGTGAGAGCACTTACAGTATGGTGCCTGGCTGGCCGGCCACACGAGCACCTGGCTCCAAGCCGAGATGGAGTAATAGCCTGCGATGGCGGCGCCGACAGTGAGAGATCGCTCCTCGGGCTCTTGGGGTGCACTATTACATGTTAGCACAGTTACAATGTATGAACAATGCGAACTTACAGGTCGGACAACCATGCCCAGATGAGCGGCGCTGTACCAAGAGGAATATGGGCCATGAAGTAGCCGGCATATGCGGCTGATAAGGGAGTGCCGCTGGGGTTGGTCGTCCAAATGCTGAGAATGATTGCTACCATAATGGCAATAATGGCTATTGTGCGTCAGATGACTTCTTCAATGTCTGTGAGTCGTTGTACATACCTTGCGCTACGATGAGTGTCCATCTGGTTCTCAATATATCGGACAAGAACGCCCAGATCCAAACTGAAACGAGTTAGCATCGCCAAAGTGCTGTAATAGGTGGAATAACGTACCAAAAACGACGTTGATGGCACTGCCGCCTATCGGGATGAGATTGACCTGTACGGTAGTCCATCGCGCCGAACCATCGCTATTCTTGATAGACTTCAAGAACAGATTAAAGTAGTTGTATCCCGATGTTCCGAGAACCATGGCAATGTACATCACGCCAATGACATACACCAGCCACGTAGAAAATGTGCGCCTACCACTGTCAGCAACTCAGATCACAGTCCAGAGCAAATGCAACATACTTTGCCGCAGCCCAAGTAATAGGCTTCGCATCCAATCTGTTCTCCCGCTCGAGTCGTTGCAAAGCATGCTCTGAATGAACGCGCTTGAACCAAAAGGCCCAGGGGTTGGGGTTCTGCGGCGAATCCGGAATCATGATGTAGCCTGCGAAGCCCCAAATCACGGTaatgatggcgttgatgacAAACATCCACCTACTGAATTAGCCAACATCGAGATGCAGAGTCGTGGTGCTCACCTCCAGCCTGCGAGACCGTATCTCCCGTCCATGGTGTTTACGATTGATGCTTGCATTGCTCCTGACATCATTTGGCCGACTGCTTGGCAGGAATGGTAGAAGCCGATTCgtttcgccatttccaaggGCGTATACCACGACACTACACGTATTAGTGAGGAAACAAATCGACATTGTGGACAACGTACTAAATAGGGAAATCATGCCAGGATAGGCTGCGCTCTCGCACAAGCCCAGAAATACTCGCAGGATGTACACTTGTTTTGCGCTCGTGGTCATGGCCACCAAACCGGTTATGATGCCCCAAATGACTTCCAGCGAGGGCAGCCACCAACTCGGTCGGACGTACGTCATGATGATTTGAGAGGGAATCAACATGATGCAGTACGCAATGTTGAAATAGGTCGTGAAGCTAAATGACACGCGTTAGCATTATGAACAATGGATACCGCAAGAGACATACAGATTCAGCTCATTTCCCCAGAGTCCCAAATCCTCCTTCATACCCGACACATACGCACTATTTATGTTCGACTGGTCCAAAAACCTAGCAGAGTCAGCTTCATCCCCTCCCGTCGCGCCGCAACATCCCATACTTGATAACTACAATCCGTTAGTACCATCGCGAACCGTTCCCAGCAAAACACTCACTCTGCGAAATGCACCCAAACGTCAACAGAAAAATGTCCAGCCTTCTCACCAGGCTTCTCTCCTCCTTTGTCGCAGCCGGCGCCAACGCTTTCGGCGCCTTTTCCGCTCCCGCGCGGAATAAAGTCTTGAGGTTCGCCATGTTGACTCTCAATTTTTGTCCTGGAGTTGTGAAGAACGtgtcgaggttgagaatcTGGGGAGCAGAAAACCGTTACATTCCTTCCATGCTGGGATGCTGATCCCCCGCTTTCGGGGGAGGGAGCACAGATGATGGAGACATGCGGGGTGGTATTGTACGGAAGGATTGGTGGTTATGTCTTGGT is a window of Pochonia chlamydosporia 170 chromosome 5, whole genome shotgun sequence DNA encoding:
- a CDS encoding FAD-dependent monooxygenase (similar to Metarhizium robertsii ARSEF 23 XP_007823411.1), translating into MRTQRYEIAIIGGGIAGTTLANMCERLDIDYVLLEARPSLEADEGTGIAIQPNGFQILDQLGIAEKIIAETVGITDWHTYSGKGELMNSNSIFRQCEETLGYPTIFTSRRKLCRFLSDSITQRDRVKCSSKVTTIAESDNEVVLTTSNGETYVADVVIGADGVNSFVRNFIDRTGPEKGAARSPDDYMSVGFSCCYGISSPTPGFVAGDRFTVMREESGTIGFTGEDGTIFWFIFEHCTDPTGKPKRFSERPRFSKADADAQIPPMADVRIMPNVTFGDIAANRTVYFRIPLEEGIAPSWQTHRTVIVGDAAHKMSPASGMGANVAIESCAVLMNHLMSVRRQCGKGSLSRDFLNTAWSRYSENRKKIGRLWMNRSHIITQSLLCVPGKPLAVGEKIRQMTDDELLGLVIDDLSTAPMLEGVALTERGEVFFGTISAQRAKKQSLKHAAGMRDQAGSKLVGKL
- a CDS encoding allantoate permease (similar to Aspergillus flavus NRRL3357 XP_002377429.1); this encodes MANLKTLFRAGAEKAPKALAPAATKEERSLVRRLDIFLLTFGCISQIIKFLDQSNINSAYVSGMKEDLGLWGNELNLFTTYFNIAYCIMLIPSQIIMTYVRPSWWLPSLEVIWGIITGLVAMTTSAKQVYILRVFLGLCESAAYPGMISLFMSWYTPLEMAKRIGFYHSCQAVGQMMSGAMQASIVNTMDGRYGLAGWRWMFVINAIITVIWGFAGYIMIPDSPQNPNPWAFWFKRVHSEHALQRLERENRLDAKPITWAAAKRTFSTWLVYVIGVMYIAMVLGTSGYNYFNLFLKSIKNSDGSARWTTVQVNLIPIGGSAINVVFVWIWAFLSDILRTRWTLIVAQAIIAIMVAIILSIWTTNPSGTPLSAAYAGYFMAHIPLGTAPLIWAWLSDLAPQEPEERSLTVGAAIAGYYSISAWSQVLVWPASQAPYYKYGWQSSIAVCTLVVVLAVALRIVDVKFLKPKREAAMAVAMKEEPVPEITEEEAKDDSRGEIRPV